The DNA sequence CATCCCAAGCCCACGCCAACACCCACGCCCACGCCCACGCCCACGCCCTCAGCAAGGACCCCGAATGCCCGAGCACGCCTACGACACCCACGACCACCTGATCTCCCTGCTCGACGCCTCCTCCGTCGACTACCGCCTCATCGACCATGAGCCGGAAGGCGCCACCGAGGCCGTCTGCGCCCTGCGCGGTCACCCGGCCTCCGAGGCCGCGAAGTGCATCGTGCTGCGGGTCAAGGTGGACCGGCGCACGACGCGGCACGTCCTCGCCGTCGTCCCGGGCGACCGACGGGTGGACCTGGACGCCGTCCGGGCGCTGTTCGCCGCGCGTTACGTCGGCTTCAGCGACCCCCAGACCGCGGAGCGGCTGGCCCGTGCCGTGCCCGGCACCGTCCTGCCGTTCAGCTTCGACCCCGACCTCGAACTCGTCGCCGACCCGGACGTCGTGGCCCAGCCGAGGCTGTACTTCAACGCCGCCCGGCTGGACCGCTCGCTCCTGATCTCCGGCGCGGACTACGAACGGCTGGCCAAGCCGCGCGTCGAGCGGATCTCTGCGTCGGCGTCGGAGTCCGCGGCTGAGTGACGCAAGCAGTCGCATACGTGTCGCACAGGTGTCGCCGGTTCCTGCGGGGGCACGTGCCGCACCGGCGAGCGGGACGCCGCCGGAAGGCAGGACCGGCCTGCGCCGGCCTGACGACCCTCGCCCCGCTGCCCGCGCTCAGCGCACCTCAGACCGTCTCGCCCGCCACCCGCTCCCCCGTCGGCTCCCGCAGCGGCCACGTCCCGTCGACCACCGCGGTCGCGTCGCCCTTGCGGCGCAGGAAGTTCTGGAAGTCCGCCGCCCACTCTGCGTACCACTCGATCTGACGGAGGTGCAGCTCCGCCGGGCCGAGGGACGCGATCTTGGGGTGGCGGACGGCTATCGCGCCGGCCAGACGGGCCGCGGCGAGGGCGTCTGCGGAGGCGTCGTGAGCGGAGTCGAGTGCGATGCCGTACTCCCGGCAGACCGCTTCCAGGTTGCGCTTGCCGCGACGGTAGCGGTCGGCCCAGCGGTCGATGGTGTACGGGTCGATGACCGGGGCGGGAGCCTGGCCGCCGAGGCGGTCGCTCAGGGACGGCAGGCCGTACCGCCGCAGTTCGGCGGAGAGCAGGCTCAGGTCGAAGGCCGCGTTGTACGCGACGACCGGGACGCCCGTCTTCCAGTACGTCACGAGGACGTCCGCGATGGCGTCCGCAACCTGGTCGGCCGGGCGGCCCTCGGCGGCCGCGCGCTCATTGCTGATGCCGTGGACCGCGACCGCGTCGGCCGGGATCTCGACGCCCGGATCGGCCAGCCACTCCTTGTGCCCTATGGGCTGCCCGTCCCTGACCTCGATCACGGCGGCGGTGACGATGCGCGCCTCGCGCGGATCTGTCCCGGTCGTCTCCAGGTCGAAGCCGATCAGCAGCTCACGGTGCCAGCCCATGGGCGGTCCCCCTTCTTGGTGGTGCTTTCCCCCAGTGGTCTCCACCCTCCCATGCGCCACTGACAATCAGAGGACCGCATTCCGCTTCCGCGGCGGGACCGCCTTCCGTGACCGGCCCGCACTGGGACATTTCAGGACACTGGCCGCGAATCCGCCCACATAAGCTCGAACTCCTCGCGGTACGTGGGGAAAAGCCCGCCTTCGTCGATCTCGTCCGACTTGACCACCCTGCTGCCGTTGCGCAGCACCAGGACCGGCGCCTCGAGACCGCGCATCCGCCGCAGATAGGTCTGCACGACCGCGATGCCGTCGGAGCCGTCGCCGTCCACGAGGTAGGCCGTGAAGCGGGGCGTCTCGTCGAAGACCTGGATCTCGAAGGCCCCCGGGTCACGGAGGCGGGAGCGCACCCGGCGCATGTGCAGGATGTTCATCTCGACCGCCCGGCTCAGCTCGCCGCGCTTGATGCCCAGTTCGCGTTCGCGCCGCTTGACCGCGCTGGAGGCCGGGTTGAGGAAGAGCAGCCGCACCCGGCAGCCGGACTCGGCGAGCCGCACCAGG is a window from the Streptomyces sp. NBC_00299 genome containing:
- a CDS encoding YbaK/EbsC family protein encodes the protein MPEHAYDTHDHLISLLDASSVDYRLIDHEPEGATEAVCALRGHPASEAAKCIVLRVKVDRRTTRHVLAVVPGDRRVDLDAVRALFAARYVGFSDPQTAERLARAVPGTVLPFSFDPDLELVADPDVVAQPRLYFNAARLDRSLLISGADYERLAKPRVERISASASESAAE
- a CDS encoding 3'-5' exonuclease, yielding MGWHRELLIGFDLETTGTDPREARIVTAAVIEVRDGQPIGHKEWLADPGVEIPADAVAVHGISNERAAAEGRPADQVADAIADVLVTYWKTGVPVVAYNAAFDLSLLSAELRRYGLPSLSDRLGGQAPAPVIDPYTIDRWADRYRRGKRNLEAVCREYGIALDSAHDASADALAAARLAGAIAVRHPKIASLGPAELHLRQIEWYAEWAADFQNFLRRKGDATAVVDGTWPLREPTGERVAGETV